The Saprospiraceae bacterium genome includes a window with the following:
- a CDS encoding response regulator transcription factor, which yields MNIIKIAIIEDDRIVMESLKLYFSQKPDVLLIYCFRSIEEFVLGLNNKDNDTPDVMLLDIQLPGKSGIEGIPLIKEKFPDLNIIMLTTFDDSEKIFKALSAGACSYLSKQSTLHTIYECIVTVSKGGSFMSPAIARKVIEYFEKKHSEFNSLSSRQSEIVSCIVDGMSYKMVASKLEISLDTVRTHIMQIYRTLNINSKGQLIKWAMDKK from the coding sequence ATGAATATTATTAAAATTGCCATCATAGAGGACGATCGGATTGTCATGGAAAGTCTCAAATTATACTTCAGTCAAAAACCTGATGTCCTTTTAATATATTGCTTCCGATCAATAGAAGAGTTTGTTCTTGGTCTGAACAATAAAGACAATGATACGCCGGATGTAATGCTATTGGACATTCAATTACCCGGTAAAAGCGGCATAGAAGGCATTCCTCTTATTAAGGAAAAATTTCCTGATTTGAATATCATCATGCTGACCACTTTTGATGACAGCGAAAAGATTTTTAAAGCGCTGAGTGCAGGTGCATGTTCCTATTTGTCCAAACAAAGTACCCTCCATACGATCTATGAATGTATAGTTACTGTTTCAAAAGGAGGATCATTTATGTCTCCTGCCATTGCAAGAAAAGTAATTGAATATTTTGAAAAAAAGCATTCTGAGTTTAATTCCCTTTCATCAAGGCAATCAGAGATCGTGTCTTGTATCGTAGATGGTATGAGTTATAAGATGGTTGCATCCAAACTGGAAATATCATTAGATACCGTCCGAACCCACATTATGCAGATATATCGGACATTAAATATCAATAGCAAAGGCCAGCTGATAAAGTGGGCAATGGATAAAAAATAG
- a CDS encoding amidophosphoribosyltransferase, producing MSEQIKHECGLALIRLLKPLEYYHEKYGTALYGLHKMNLLLQKQRNRGQDGAGLVTIKLDSTPGTRYISRRRSNSPQYLKDLFDGVFSHFSDCTKDQLNNPAWLKANLPYTGELILGHLRYGTHGPNTIETVHPFLRQNNWITRNLVLAGNFNLTNVDELFGELIAFGQYPKEKSDTVTVMEKIGHFLDDEVQRLFSWFKPEGYSNQEINKLIAEHLDIQRLLQRSARKFDGGYVMAGLIGHGDAFVLRDPSGIRPAFYYHDDEIVVMASERPAIQTSLNIKFNEVKELKRGHALIIKKNGTVTEELCKDQLERNACSFERIYFSRGTDRDIYLERKKLGELLSEKILTEVNYDFENTLFSFIPNTAEVAFYGMIKGLEQKLNEVKQKQILQLKENVTEESLNAILNQSIRVEKLTVKDEKLRTFIADDHSRGEMVSHVYDVTYGIVKNEIDTLVLIDDSIVRGTTLKDSIIAILATLRPKKIVIVSSAPQIRYPDCYGIDMSKMKEFVAFRALVELLKENNMTHLMDETYQNCLEEEKKPLSDMQNQVQALYSNFTDEQISDKISQLVTPPGISPEVKVIFQNIEDLHIACPNNKGDWYFSGNYPTQGGVRVVNRAFINYIEDNNDRAY from the coding sequence ATGAGTGAGCAGATAAAGCACGAATGCGGCTTGGCCTTAATAAGGCTCCTCAAACCCCTCGAATACTACCACGAAAAATACGGAACTGCACTATATGGACTCCATAAAATGAACCTCCTGCTCCAAAAGCAGCGAAACAGAGGGCAGGATGGTGCAGGCTTAGTTACTATAAAACTCGACTCTACGCCCGGCACCAGATATATCAGTCGCAGGAGAAGCAATAGTCCCCAATATCTGAAGGATCTTTTTGATGGTGTCTTTTCACATTTTTCAGATTGTACGAAGGACCAATTGAATAATCCGGCCTGGCTGAAGGCTAATCTGCCATACACCGGCGAATTGATATTAGGCCATTTGAGATACGGAACCCACGGACCGAACACCATTGAGACCGTCCATCCATTCCTGAGGCAAAACAACTGGATCACCCGTAATCTCGTACTCGCCGGCAATTTCAATCTGACCAATGTAGATGAATTGTTTGGTGAGTTGATTGCTTTTGGCCAATATCCCAAGGAAAAGTCTGATACCGTCACGGTGATGGAAAAAATTGGCCATTTTCTGGATGATGAAGTGCAGAGACTTTTTTCATGGTTTAAGCCCGAAGGTTATTCCAATCAGGAAATTAATAAATTGATAGCCGAGCATCTGGATATTCAGAGATTATTGCAAAGATCTGCCCGGAAATTTGATGGTGGATACGTTATGGCCGGCTTGATAGGCCACGGAGATGCTTTTGTATTAAGAGATCCTTCCGGTATAAGACCTGCTTTTTATTATCATGATGATGAAATAGTGGTAATGGCTTCAGAAAGACCGGCTATTCAAACCAGCCTGAACATCAAATTTAATGAAGTGAAAGAGCTAAAAAGAGGTCATGCCCTGATTATCAAGAAAAACGGAACAGTAACAGAAGAGTTGTGTAAGGATCAATTGGAGAGAAATGCCTGTTCATTTGAAAGGATTTATTTCTCACGTGGAACGGACAGAGATATTTATCTGGAACGCAAAAAACTCGGTGAATTACTGTCTGAAAAAATATTGACGGAAGTTAACTATGACTTTGAGAACACATTGTTTTCTTTCATTCCCAATACCGCAGAAGTCGCATTTTATGGAATGATCAAAGGATTGGAGCAAAAGCTGAATGAAGTTAAACAAAAACAAATACTGCAACTCAAAGAAAACGTCACGGAAGAGTCTCTCAATGCTATTCTCAACCAAAGCATCAGAGTTGAAAAACTGACGGTCAAGGATGAAAAATTAAGAACATTCATCGCTGATGATCATTCCCGGGGCGAAATGGTGTCGCATGTGTATGACGTGACTTATGGAATCGTTAAGAATGAAATAGACACACTCGTGCTGATAGATGATTCAATCGTCAGAGGCACTACACTGAAGGATAGTATAATTGCAATTCTGGCTACCCTTCGGCCTAAAAAAATTGTCATTGTTTCGTCTGCACCTCAGATACGCTATCCGGATTGTTATGGTATTGATATGAGTAAGATGAAAGAATTTGTCGCTTTCAGAGCATTAGTCGAGTTACTGAAAGAAAATAATATGACGCACCTGATGGACGAAACCTACCAGAACTGTCTGGAAGAAGAAAAGAAACCACTTTCTGATATGCAAAATCAGGTACAGGCATTGTATTCAAACTTTACTGACGAACAAATATCTGATAAAATCAGTCAATTGGTCACTCCACCGGGGATTTCTCCTGAAGTAAAGGTGATCTTTCAGAATATAGAAGACCTTCATATCGCTTGTCCGAATAATAAAGGTGATTGGTACTTTTCAGGAAATTATCCGACGCAGGGAGGTGTCAGAGTCGTGAACAGAGCTTTTATCAATTATATTGAAGACAATAACGATCGGGCATATTGA
- a CDS encoding SPOR domain-containing protein, with the protein MGRIVKVLLYTLVILIMYFWITAIMRASKKSKEAENIPVVSQDSIADITDETEIYDESERPISNDDIVNGKIPYKEVDKTLDELTTNKKSPETNSNPVQNTTPASKPASQNQDAKKPAIKPEEPKVYTDQTSTEGDYLVMAGSYLLEENANKMAAKLRSLGYSNAGVSIFNASQYYSVIAVRHTTQQKAQLSVDALKRQGVECYVKKKQ; encoded by the coding sequence ATGGGCAGGATAGTCAAAGTTTTACTCTACACATTAGTTATTCTGATAATGTATTTTTGGATAACAGCCATTATGCGTGCATCCAAAAAATCAAAAGAAGCAGAAAATATTCCCGTTGTATCTCAGGATTCTATAGCTGATATAACTGACGAAACTGAAATTTATGACGAGTCAGAACGACCCATTTCCAATGATGATATAGTCAATGGAAAAATCCCATATAAAGAAGTTGATAAGACACTGGATGAACTAACTACCAATAAAAAATCTCCCGAAACCAATTCCAATCCTGTACAAAATACTACACCTGCTTCCAAACCAGCCAGCCAAAATCAGGATGCTAAAAAACCAGCCATAAAACCGGAAGAACCCAAAGTATATACCGATCAGACAAGTACGGAAGGAGATTATCTGGTCATGGCGGGCAGTTATCTGTTGGAAGAAAATGCTAATAAGATGGCTGCAAAACTTCGCAGCCTCGGTTATAGCAATGCCGGAGTTTCTATTTTTAATGCTTCTCAATACTACTCAGTGATCGCAGTCAGACATACGACTCAGCAAAAAGCTCAGCTCTCAGTAGATGCTTTGAAAAGGCAAGGTGTGGAATGTTATGTGAAGAAAAAACAATGA
- a CDS encoding SOS response-associated peptidase, producing MCGRSSLTKVEKEIEQRFHATFYSEELERYNPLPNYNVAPTHYHPVITNQDSVHIHLYKWGLIPFWAKDEKIGSKLINARVESIAEKPVFKNALKSRRCLVPMDGFYEWKKVNNQKIPYRIVTRDQEIFAAAGLWENWKNSIGEEVHSFTIITLAANKIMSSLHDRMPAILMRDQEKLWLSNDIPPEDLLEMLQPYPDELTKIYRVSEKVNNVRANDPTLIEEVKDIPLPVQGSLFE from the coding sequence ATGTGTGGAAGATCATCATTAACGAAGGTTGAAAAGGAAATCGAACAGAGGTTCCATGCAACTTTTTATTCTGAAGAGTTGGAAAGATATAATCCCCTACCCAATTATAATGTAGCTCCAACCCATTATCATCCCGTCATAACCAATCAGGATTCAGTACATATCCATCTGTACAAATGGGGACTCATTCCTTTTTGGGCAAAGGATGAAAAAATCGGTTCTAAACTGATCAATGCAAGAGTGGAATCCATTGCTGAAAAACCTGTATTTAAAAATGCATTAAAGAGTCGAAGGTGTCTCGTGCCGATGGACGGATTTTATGAATGGAAAAAAGTCAATAATCAGAAAATACCATATAGGATTGTAACAAGGGATCAGGAAATATTTGCTGCAGCCGGTCTTTGGGAAAACTGGAAAAATTCTATTGGAGAAGAAGTACATAGTTTTACCATTATTACACTCGCTGCCAACAAAATCATGTCTTCTTTACACGACAGAATGCCGGCCATTCTGATGCGAGACCAGGAAAAACTTTGGTTAAGCAACGATATTCCTCCCGAAGATTTGTTAGAAATGTTGCAACCGTACCCTGATGAACTGACAAAAATATACCGGGTTTCCGAAAAAGTAAATAATGTTCGTGCAAATGATCCTACGTTAATTGAAGAAGTTAAAGACATACCTCTTCCGGTACAAGGCAGTTTATTTGAATAA
- a CDS encoding maleylpyruvate isomerase N-terminal domain-containing protein: MSDKSEQIPVQTLHLFPLLDKMLIELLRSLSDEEWNAQTIAGKWKVKDVAAHLLDGSLRALSASRDSYFGEIQPRIDNYQDLVSHINNINHQWVTASQRLSPKIITDLLEITGQQYSEHLGQLKPFETAVYSVAWAGQEKSDNWFHIAREYTEKFLHQQQIRDAVHKQGLFTKELFYPFIDTFMFALPHTYRNTDAPEGTKIAVTISSEIGGTWYVIKEKSGWIMSKIQQTELDAALIIDPDDAWKLFSKSYAPKRVIDRVEIKGDYNLAKIVLNMVSVMA, translated from the coding sequence ATGTCTGATAAAAGTGAACAGATCCCAGTCCAAACCCTGCATTTATTTCCGTTATTGGACAAAATGCTGATTGAACTTTTGCGCTCACTTTCTGATGAAGAATGGAATGCTCAAACTATTGCCGGAAAATGGAAAGTCAAGGATGTAGCGGCTCATTTGCTGGATGGAAGCCTGAGAGCTCTGTCAGCTTCACGGGATAGTTACTTTGGAGAAATACAACCAAGGATTGACAATTATCAGGATCTTGTCTCACATATAAATAATATAAATCATCAGTGGGTAACAGCTTCCCAACGTCTAAGCCCAAAGATTATAACTGATCTTTTGGAAATCACCGGACAACAATATTCTGAACATTTGGGTCAGCTAAAACCTTTTGAAACGGCGGTGTATTCAGTCGCATGGGCAGGACAGGAAAAGTCGGACAACTGGTTTCACATTGCAAGAGAATACACTGAAAAGTTTCTGCATCAGCAACAAATCAGAGATGCCGTCCATAAACAGGGCCTGTTCACGAAAGAATTGTTTTATCCATTTATCGACACTTTTATGTTTGCATTGCCTCATACATACAGAAATACAGATGCGCCGGAAGGAACAAAAATTGCTGTTACGATTAGCTCGGAGATAGGTGGAACATGGTATGTTATCAAAGAAAAATCAGGCTGGATTATGTCCAAAATTCAACAGACAGAATTGGATGCAGCATTAATAATTGATCCGGATGATGCCTGGAAGTTGTTTTCAAAAAGCTACGCACCTAAGAGGGTAATAGATAGAGTTGAAATAAAAGGAGATTATAATCTTGCCAAAATTGTTTTAAATATGGTGTCAGTCATGGCCTGA
- a CDS encoding HmuY family protein, which translates to MFKLNFLKSVLFISVIAFTFSCKKDEEPVKAVEATTSFLVDGSNAGNFTLFNFEKNTAISVSEQQSLNWDFGMRFTTFIVNSGVSGPGAAGVQLQNGIFDDIKEAPVDGYKTDISAADLAIKDGEWYDYNPVARTFAPKAGIVFIFKTANGKYVKMEMIKADPTDNNGVIVVPPTIPTKIKYTMRYVYQPNGTRDFTI; encoded by the coding sequence ATGTTCAAACTAAATTTTTTAAAATCGGTATTATTTATTTCTGTAATAGCTTTTACTTTTTCTTGTAAAAAGGATGAAGAACCTGTCAAAGCAGTTGAAGCGACCACAAGCTTTTTGGTTGACGGATCGAATGCAGGTAATTTTACGCTTTTCAACTTTGAGAAGAATACTGCTATTTCAGTATCAGAACAACAGTCTCTAAACTGGGATTTTGGTATGCGTTTTACGACGTTCATCGTCAACAGTGGTGTAAGCGGACCGGGAGCAGCAGGCGTGCAACTTCAGAACGGTATTTTTGATGATATCAAAGAAGCACCGGTAGACGGATACAAAACGGATATCTCAGCAGCTGATCTTGCTATCAAAGACGGAGAATGGTACGACTACAATCCGGTAGCCAGAACTTTCGCTCCGAAGGCAGGTATTGTTTTTATTTTTAAAACAGCCAATGGTAAATATGTTAAAATGGAGATGATCAAAGCGGATCCTACTGACAACAACGGGGTTATTGTGGTACCTCCTACTATCCCGACAAAAATCAAATATACGATGCGGTATGTTTATCAACCAAATGGTACACGGGATTTTACAATCTAA
- a CDS encoding TonB-dependent receptor, which translates to MKQIKHIIPIIVLSCVISNISAQFNDTLLTTEISEMVVTATRTDRHLSNVAVPALIVQSRAIQLSGSLRLNEILQEQTGLFLTSGAGSSSVGGGVFGNGIQIQGLSPDYTLMMIDGEPLIGRQGGVIDLSRYTVGNIRKIEIIKGPSSALYGSEAMGGVVNILTEIRRSDYINGGIRYGSFQTKDVFSSANINHKKSSLYLFGNYNASAGYDLNTSSIEKTTDPYQNATAQLKWTYRFSDKTRLTWNNRFYYGFQNSEFAINSESINIKGEGKTLDINVNPTITHIFNEKVKSSIRMYSSIYRYDQNLDEINTSEKYYLDNFQHEFYRIENQTDLNLSDNHAVVVGGGYNLQAVETMRYRDRKTQHISYFFLQDEWRAGNKWVIIPGIRFDANSDYANRLTPKLSAQFQPAKNWQINFSYGSGFKAPDFRQLYLYYVNVAAQGYRIYGASEFSIDELVRQQESGLIDRILPEAYNIKELTPEISHGFNLGAGHQFRNIPVKADINLFYNSISDLINYVPVAVQQNAALIFSYLNVKRAYTAGMELNMNAKISNHFDVGFGYQYLMTGDRDIIAKIDRGEVYGRKSPLGSTKLMTASDYNGLLGRSPHMINFKVLYDHPETGWGGSLRAIYRSKWGVADLDGNGFANMPEEFANGFCMLNSAVQKTFQKKYTFQVSANNLLNHIDEVNVPQMPGTHLMFSLQWNFSN; encoded by the coding sequence ATGAAGCAGATTAAACATATTATTCCAATTATCGTACTGAGTTGTGTCATCAGCAACATCTCAGCACAGTTTAATGATACACTACTGACAACTGAGATTTCCGAAATGGTAGTCACTGCCACCCGTACAGACCGGCATTTAAGTAATGTTGCGGTACCTGCTTTGATTGTTCAGTCCAGAGCAATACAACTTTCCGGTAGTCTGAGACTGAATGAAATATTGCAGGAGCAGACAGGATTATTCCTGACATCAGGTGCAGGAAGTTCATCTGTCGGAGGCGGTGTATTTGGAAATGGTATTCAAATACAAGGCTTATCTCCTGACTACACTTTAATGATGATAGACGGAGAGCCACTTATCGGACGACAGGGAGGTGTTATTGACCTTTCCCGTTACACGGTGGGGAATATCCGAAAAATAGAAATTATAAAAGGACCTTCATCTGCACTTTACGGTAGTGAAGCGATGGGTGGTGTTGTCAATATCCTGACTGAAATACGCAGATCTGATTACATTAACGGGGGCATTAGATATGGTTCGTTTCAAACGAAAGATGTGTTTTCGTCTGCAAATATTAATCATAAAAAATCTTCTCTTTATCTCTTTGGAAATTATAATGCATCAGCAGGATATGACCTAAACACTTCCAGTATTGAAAAAACAACCGATCCTTATCAAAATGCAACCGCACAACTGAAGTGGACTTACCGGTTTTCAGACAAAACCCGCCTGACATGGAATAATCGTTTCTATTATGGCTTTCAGAACAGTGAGTTTGCCATTAACAGTGAATCTATCAACATAAAAGGTGAAGGCAAAACATTGGATATAAATGTTAATCCAACAATCACCCATATTTTTAATGAAAAGGTCAAGTCATCTATCAGAATGTATAGCAGTATCTATCGATATGATCAGAATCTGGATGAAATAAATACATCTGAGAAGTACTATCTTGATAATTTCCAACATGAATTTTACAGAATAGAAAATCAGACAGATCTGAATTTATCGGATAACCATGCTGTTGTTGTTGGTGGAGGATATAATCTTCAGGCTGTGGAGACAATGAGATATCGCGATAGAAAAACGCAGCATATCAGTTATTTCTTTTTACAGGATGAATGGAGAGCCGGAAATAAATGGGTCATTATCCCCGGCATTCGTTTCGATGCGAACAGTGATTATGCCAATAGACTCACCCCAAAATTATCTGCACAATTCCAACCAGCTAAAAACTGGCAAATTAATTTCTCCTACGGCAGCGGATTTAAAGCACCGGATTTCAGACAGTTGTACTTGTACTATGTCAATGTTGCAGCACAAGGATACAGGATTTATGGTGCATCTGAATTTTCAATTGACGAGCTGGTTCGACAACAGGAGTCGGGATTAATAGACAGAATATTACCTGAAGCTTACAACATAAAAGAATTGACACCTGAAATATCACATGGATTCAATCTAGGCGCAGGGCATCAGTTCAGAAATATTCCTGTTAAAGCCGACATAAATCTCTTTTACAATTCAATCAGCGATCTGATTAATTATGTCCCTGTTGCTGTACAACAAAATGCTGCACTGATATTCAGTTATCTAAATGTAAAAAGAGCATATACCGCCGGTATGGAACTGAATATGAACGCAAAAATCAGTAATCATTTTGATGTTGGTTTTGGTTATCAATATCTGATGACGGGAGACAGAGATATCATAGCTAAGATCGACAGAGGTGAAGTATATGGACGAAAATCGCCACTGGGTTCCACCAAATTAATGACCGCTTCAGATTATAATGGTTTGTTGGGTCGAAGTCCTCACATGATCAACTTCAAGGTCCTTTATGATCATCCCGAGACAGGATGGGGAGGATCTCTCAGAGCTATATATCGGAGCAAATGGGGAGTTGCAGATCTGGACGGAAATGGTTTTGCCAATATGCCGGAAGAATTTGCAAATGGTTTTTGTATGCTGAATTCGGCTGTACAGAAAACTTTTCAGAAAAAATACACTTTTCAGGTGTCTGCCAACAATCTGTTGAATCACATCGACGAGGTCAATGTACCACAAATGCCGGGTACACATTTGATGTTCTCATTACAATGGAATTTTTCAAACTAA
- a CDS encoding 2OG-Fe(II) oxygenase, translating into MQTNFETLINSYISNEIGICENFISTGLANQLRKRLLALFSEKAFKNAGTGNETIILEDTMIRGDKIYWLDRKNNNSDENEFFDLMDAFVMYLNETCYTGITGYEFHYALYEPGSFYKRHFDRFRNNDSRQFSMITYLNESWQEGHGGELQIHHQNKEKQDISPLSGKSIFFNSSELEHEVLITTQPRMSITGWLKK; encoded by the coding sequence ATGCAAACGAATTTTGAAACTTTGATAAACAGCTACATTAGTAATGAAATAGGTATTTGTGAAAACTTTATCAGTACGGGTTTAGCCAATCAATTGAGAAAAAGACTCCTTGCTTTATTCAGTGAAAAAGCTTTTAAGAACGCAGGAACGGGAAATGAAACGATTATTCTGGAGGATACAATGATACGTGGTGATAAGATTTATTGGTTGGATCGAAAAAACAATAATTCTGATGAAAATGAATTTTTTGATTTGATGGACGCTTTTGTGATGTATCTGAATGAAACCTGCTACACTGGGATAACGGGTTATGAATTTCATTACGCTTTATATGAACCCGGCAGTTTCTATAAAAGGCATTTTGATCGTTTTCGCAATAATGACAGCAGACAATTTTCAATGATTACCTATCTGAATGAATCCTGGCAAGAAGGACATGGAGGTGAACTTCAAATCCATCATCAAAATAAAGAAAAACAGGATATTTCTCCGCTCAGTGGAAAAAGTATATTCTTCAACAGCAGCGAGCTTGAACACGAGGTATTAATTACCACCCAACCCAGAATGAGTATTACAGGTTGGTTAAAAAAATAA
- a CDS encoding DUF5606 domain-containing protein, producing MKIENIVAVSGLPGLFKLVSTKNNGLLVADMDTGKTRFCSVRQHQFTPMETVALYTDSDTTPIKEVFQTMLDKISEHPLPLHTASHAELKKYFEIILPDYDRDKVFHSDMKKVIKWFNFLNERGILTAVEDTKGDSEEE from the coding sequence ATGAAAATAGAAAATATTGTAGCAGTGAGCGGTCTTCCGGGACTTTTTAAATTGGTCTCCACCAAAAATAATGGCCTCTTAGTTGCAGATATGGATACCGGCAAAACAAGATTTTGTTCTGTCAGGCAGCATCAGTTTACGCCGATGGAAACGGTGGCGTTATATACCGATTCAGATACGACACCTATTAAAGAAGTGTTTCAGACTATGCTGGATAAAATAAGTGAACATCCATTGCCGCTGCATACAGCTTCACACGCTGAACTGAAAAAATATTTTGAAATAATACTTCCGGATTATGATCGGGATAAAGTTTTTCATAGCGATATGAAAAAGGTCATTAAGTGGTTTAATTTTCTGAATGAGAGAGGTATTTTAACTGCTGTAGAAGATACCAAGGGAGATAGTGAAGAGGAATAA
- a CDS encoding dehydrogenase E1 component subunit alpha/beta produces MKPHFSSSLDFERYEYSTEILLHLYEALLKPRLIEEKMLILLRQGKVSKWFSGIGQEAISVGCTEALQPDEKIFTMHRNLGVFTSRNMPLERLFSQWQGKANGFTKGRDRSFHFGAPEYGIVGMISHLGPQLSLAAGVALAHKISGNKKVSLAFTGEGGTSQGEFHEALNTAAVWKLPVIFVIENNGYGLSTPTEEQYVCERLSDRAQGYGMKSVILDGNNILEVYHQLQKIAEEIRVNPEPWLVECMTFRMRGHEEASGTKYVPQELMEMWSKKDPISNYESYLLKKGILSPPVIESIKSNIKAEIDRTYTIADNEPAIQSSEEMEMHDVYAPYQQTVKQAESTGKSEKRFVDAIASALDQAMDHHPNLILMGQDIAEYGGVFKVTQGLVEKYGKARVRNTPLCESAIVGIALGAGLEGYKSMVEMQFADFVTCGFNQIINNLAKLHYRWGANADVVIRMPSGGGVAAGPFHSQSNEAWFTHTPGLKVLYPATVHDAKGLLLAAFEDPNPVMYFEHKGLYRLLTEEINDDYYTVEIGKARIAKSGSDCSIVTYGMGVHWATELAKQSDYDIEILDLRTLLPLDYASIDETVKKTGRVIVLHEDTLIGGLGGEISAYISEHLFDYLDAPVLRVAGLDTPIPFTKALEDNIFMPKQRLKQQLSKLMNY; encoded by the coding sequence ATGAAGCCCCACTTTTCGTCCTCACTTGATTTTGAACGGTATGAATATTCAACAGAAATTCTCTTGCATCTGTATGAAGCTTTGCTGAAGCCGAGGCTTATTGAAGAAAAAATGCTGATATTACTCAGACAAGGAAAAGTCAGTAAATGGTTTTCGGGAATCGGACAGGAAGCTATCTCAGTCGGCTGTACAGAAGCACTTCAGCCGGATGAAAAAATATTCACTATGCACCGGAATCTCGGTGTATTTACCTCCCGCAATATGCCATTGGAACGTTTGTTTTCACAATGGCAGGGTAAAGCCAACGGATTTACAAAAGGCAGAGACAGATCTTTTCACTTTGGTGCACCGGAGTACGGAATTGTAGGCATGATATCTCATTTAGGTCCGCAACTATCATTAGCAGCAGGTGTAGCATTGGCTCATAAGATATCCGGAAATAAAAAAGTCTCCTTGGCTTTCACCGGAGAAGGAGGAACAAGTCAGGGTGAATTTCATGAAGCACTCAATACGGCTGCAGTGTGGAAACTCCCTGTTATTTTCGTTATTGAAAACAATGGCTACGGACTTTCTACGCCTACTGAAGAACAATATGTATGCGAGCGGTTATCAGACCGGGCACAGGGATATGGCATGAAATCTGTGATTCTGGATGGAAATAATATTCTGGAAGTGTATCATCAACTCCAAAAAATAGCAGAAGAAATCAGGGTCAATCCCGAACCTTGGTTGGTAGAATGTATGACTTTCCGCATGCGTGGGCATGAGGAGGCTTCTGGCACAAAATATGTGCCGCAGGAATTGATGGAGATGTGGAGTAAAAAGGATCCGATCAGTAATTATGAAAGTTATCTTTTAAAAAAAGGAATCTTATCTCCTCCCGTCATTGAATCGATCAAATCAAACATCAAAGCTGAAATAGACAGAACTTATACAATTGCGGACAACGAACCTGCCATTCAATCTTCAGAAGAAATGGAGATGCACGATGTATATGCTCCCTATCAGCAAACTGTTAAGCAAGCTGAATCAACCGGCAAGTCTGAAAAACGTTTTGTAGATGCTATCGCTTCTGCATTGGATCAGGCGATGGATCATCATCCCAATCTGATACTCATGGGTCAGGATATAGCAGAATATGGGGGTGTATTTAAAGTTACACAGGGATTGGTAGAAAAATACGGTAAAGCCAGAGTAAGAAATACGCCATTATGCGAAAGCGCCATCGTAGGTATCGCATTGGGTGCCGGACTGGAAGGGTATAAATCGATGGTAGAAATGCAGTTTGCTGATTTTGTGACTTGCGGATTTAATCAGATTATCAATAATCTGGCGAAATTGCATTACCGATGGGGCGCAAATGCAGATGTTGTCATCCGGATGCCTTCCGGTGGAGGCGTTGCTGCCGGTCCGTTTCACTCACAAAGCAATGAAGCTTGGTTTACGCATACACCCGGACTGAAAGTCCTCTATCCAGCGACCGTTCATGATGCCAAGGGATTGCTGCTTGCAGCTTTTGAAGATCCGAATCCGGTCATGTATTTTGAACATAAAGGACTTTACAGATTGCTGACAGAAGAAATAAATGATGACTACTACACCGTAGAAATCGGTAAAGCCAGAATAGCAAAGTCAGGTTCCGATTGTAGTATCGTTACGTACGGGATGGGTGTGCATTGGGCAACAGAATTAGCCAAACAATCCGATTATGATATCGAAATTCTGGATTTAAGGACACTTCTGCCATTGGATTATGCATCCATTGATGAGACCGTGAAAAAAACAGGGAGAGTGATTGTCTTACATGAAGATACATTGATAGGAGGACTTGGCGGAGAGATTTCTGCTTATATTTCCGAACACCTGTTTGATTATCTCGATGCACCGGTACTGAGGGTTGCAGGTCTTGATACACCGATTCCGTTTACAAAAGCACTGGAAGACAATATTTTTATGCCAAAACAAAGACTAAAACAACAGTTGTCTAAATTAATGAATTATTGA